A genomic window from Bacteroidota bacterium includes:
- a CDS encoding pseudouridine synthase: MSINRNFIIHKPYGFLSQFITNQTKRKNKKLLGELLFDFPEGTMAIGRLDEDSEGLLLLTTDGKLSEQVRSNKVEKEYYVQVDGIIDETAVKKLQDGVEISVNGKKYTTKPSKSSIIEDPGFPERSRKVRDDRHGPTSWVSVIISEGKFRQVRKMTAAAGFPTLRLVRIRIGNILLGELSSGQVIEVDDNFASLF; encoded by the coding sequence ATGTCAATAAATCGAAATTTCATTATACATAAACCATATGGTTTCCTGAGTCAGTTTATCACTAATCAGACCAAAAGGAAAAACAAGAAGTTGCTAGGTGAATTATTATTTGATTTTCCTGAGGGGACAATGGCCATTGGTAGACTTGATGAAGATTCTGAAGGCTTGCTATTGTTGACCACAGACGGAAAGTTGAGTGAGCAGGTAAGGAGTAATAAAGTTGAAAAGGAGTACTATGTTCAGGTTGACGGTATAATAGATGAAACTGCAGTAAAGAAACTTCAGGATGGAGTGGAAATTAGTGTAAACGGGAAAAAATACACGACTAAACCATCAAAGTCATCAATTATTGAAGATCCCGGTTTTCCGGAGCGATCACGTAAAGTTAGAGATGACAGACACGGACCTACTAGTTGGGTATCTGTAATTATTTCGGAGGGAAAGTTCAGGCAGGTGCGGAAAATGACTGCCGCCGCTGGTTTTCCAACTTTAAGACTGGTTAGAATTAGAATCGGGAATATTTTATTGGGAGAACTTAGTTCGGGGCAGGTTATTGAGGTCGATGATAATTTTGCATCCTTATTCTGA
- the lnt gene encoding apolipoprotein N-acyltransferase, which produces MKNIFLAILSGALLALSWPTYGFAGLLFVAFIPLLASINNIYESKVKKDGFKVFGLAYLSFVIWNFITTWWLHYADFWAGLFAVLANAFLMASVIRIYYFARKRVGNHLSTMLLPALWISFEKMHLNWDLSWPWLNLGNGFAEYYKWIQWYEYTGVFGGSLWVWIVNLTLLTGVLNYLKSKDAVRVIPALIRVVVLISVPIGISYYIYNNYEEKGIENNIVVLQPNLDPYGEKFRIGDDILSEQLIDLAGSKIGDSTSFVFGPETSLPDGMDRIHMKRYRSVRGIKDFVAKHNNVSFVSGATLVQRYYKKEDATESSNISRNGKMWYDISNSAFMVDSSDSIPVYDKSKLVVGVEHMPFRNIIKPLLGDFIINLGGTVGTHVTQEERSVFTNEYYGISTAPIICYESVYGEFVTGYVQNGANILSVVTNDGWWQESQGHKQHLSFSRIRAIENRRSVARSANTGISAFINQKGDILKSLPYNSRGALSGNIFANNELTIYTRFGDYIARVAMLIAALIFLYVLTVRKDSLSY; this is translated from the coding sequence TCTTTTGGCTTCAATCAATAATATTTATGAATCAAAGGTTAAAAAAGACGGTTTCAAAGTTTTTGGACTTGCGTATTTGTCTTTTGTAATCTGGAATTTCATTACTACATGGTGGCTTCATTATGCTGATTTTTGGGCCGGATTATTCGCAGTTTTGGCAAATGCTTTTTTGATGGCCTCAGTTATTAGAATATATTACTTTGCCAGAAAGAGAGTAGGAAATCATCTGAGTACTATGTTGCTTCCTGCTTTATGGATAAGCTTCGAAAAGATGCATCTCAACTGGGATTTGTCGTGGCCGTGGTTGAATCTGGGAAATGGATTTGCCGAATATTATAAGTGGATTCAATGGTACGAATATACTGGTGTCTTTGGTGGTTCGCTTTGGGTTTGGATAGTAAATTTAACCTTGCTGACAGGCGTTCTGAATTATTTGAAAAGTAAAGATGCAGTAAGAGTTATTCCGGCATTAATTCGTGTTGTTGTATTAATTTCAGTACCAATTGGAATTTCTTATTACATCTATAATAATTATGAGGAAAAGGGAATAGAAAATAATATAGTTGTATTACAGCCTAATCTCGATCCTTATGGGGAGAAATTCAGGATTGGAGATGATATATTAAGTGAGCAACTGATTGATCTGGCCGGGAGTAAGATTGGCGACAGCACATCATTTGTTTTTGGACCGGAAACCTCTTTGCCCGATGGGATGGATCGTATTCACATGAAAAGGTACCGGTCAGTTAGGGGGATAAAGGATTTCGTAGCGAAACACAATAATGTGAGTTTTGTGAGTGGAGCAACTCTTGTTCAGCGTTATTATAAAAAAGAAGACGCTACAGAAAGTTCCAACATTTCCCGAAACGGAAAAATGTGGTACGATATATCTAATTCTGCATTTATGGTTGATTCATCTGATTCAATCCCTGTTTATGATAAATCAAAACTGGTTGTAGGTGTAGAGCATATGCCATTCAGAAATATAATTAAACCACTTTTGGGCGATTTTATAATTAATCTGGGTGGTACTGTGGGTACACATGTTACACAGGAGGAGAGAAGTGTTTTTACTAACGAATATTATGGAATTTCAACAGCGCCAATTATTTGTTATGAATCTGTATACGGAGAATTTGTTACCGGTTACGTGCAAAATGGGGCAAACATATTATCGGTTGTTACCAACGACGGATGGTGGCAGGAGTCTCAGGGACACAAACAACATTTATCATTTTCACGGATAAGAGCTATTGAAAACCGCAGGAGTGTTGCAAGATCGGCAAATACCGGTATTTCTGCTTTTATTAATCAAAAGGGCGATATCCTGAAATCGTTACCATACAATAGCAGAGGAGCACTTTCGGGTAATATATTTGCCAACAACGAGTTAACAATTTATACCCGGTTTGGAGATTATATTGCCAGAGTTGCAATGTTGATTGCTGCACTTATTTTTCTTTATGTTTTAACTGTTCGAAAAGACAGCTTGTCTTATTAA